The Edaphobacter sp. 12200R-103 genome contains a region encoding:
- a CDS encoding Gfo/Idh/MocA family protein — protein sequence MAMDFLGRREFLRTVGSVGLMAGVPALAEMSAIDPASVAYEVAQPDQNAEAAPKHSIKFAVCGMSHDHIYGMVGAIQRGGGVLVAAYGAEPDKLANFKKRFPDVKMVSSEDAILNDPSIQLVLSSTIPDERAPLGVRVMKKGKDYLSDKPGATSLEQIDEIRKTIAETKRIYGILYSERFEVKAAVKAGDMVKAGAIGRVIQTINIAPHQIVQHGMDPYAGGAGGRPDWFWDPARYGGILTDIGSHQVDQFLFYTGSTQAEVVASQVANVNHHQKPKFQDFGDMMLRGDRGFGYVRLDWFTPDGLGTWGDGRLFILGTEGYIEVRKYVDVARSKQGNNLFIVDKNQQRFIDCNNVTLPFGAQFVSDVVNRTHTAQDQTQCLLAAELVVRAQMKAQHVTLKS from the coding sequence ATGGCGATGGATTTTTTGGGGCGGCGGGAGTTTCTGCGCACTGTGGGTTCGGTGGGACTGATGGCTGGGGTTCCTGCGCTGGCGGAGATGAGCGCGATTGATCCAGCGAGCGTAGCGTATGAGGTCGCGCAGCCGGACCAGAACGCTGAGGCAGCGCCGAAGCACTCCATCAAGTTTGCCGTCTGCGGGATGAGCCATGACCACATCTATGGCATGGTGGGGGCGATCCAGCGGGGCGGTGGCGTTCTGGTGGCGGCCTACGGGGCAGAGCCCGACAAGCTGGCGAACTTCAAGAAGAGGTTTCCCGACGTAAAGATGGTTTCGTCGGAGGATGCGATCCTGAATGATCCTTCGATTCAGCTGGTGCTGAGCTCGACGATTCCCGATGAGCGTGCTCCGCTGGGCGTGCGCGTGATGAAGAAAGGCAAGGACTATCTGAGCGACAAGCCCGGCGCGACCTCGCTCGAGCAGATCGACGAGATTCGCAAGACGATTGCGGAGACGAAGCGTATCTACGGGATTCTGTACAGTGAACGCTTTGAGGTGAAGGCAGCGGTCAAGGCCGGGGATATGGTGAAGGCGGGTGCAATCGGGCGCGTGATCCAGACGATCAATATTGCGCCACACCAGATTGTGCAGCACGGGATGGATCCTTATGCGGGAGGGGCCGGAGGACGGCCGGACTGGTTCTGGGACCCGGCGCGGTATGGCGGCATTTTGACCGACATTGGATCGCACCAGGTGGACCAGTTCCTGTTCTACACCGGCTCCACGCAGGCGGAGGTGGTGGCATCGCAGGTAGCAAACGTGAACCATCATCAGAAGCCGAAGTTCCAGGACTTTGGAGACATGATGTTGCGGGGCGACCGAGGGTTCGGGTATGTGCGGCTGGACTGGTTTACTCCGGATGGCCTGGGAACGTGGGGCGATGGACGGCTCTTCATCCTGGGGACGGAGGGTTATATCGAAGTTCGCAAGTATGTCGATGTGGCGCGAAGCAAGCAGGGTAACAACCTGTTTATCGTGGACAAAAATCAGCAGAGGTTTATCGACTGCAACAATGTGACGCTTCCGTTCGGGGCGCAGTTTGTCTCAGACGTGGTGAACCGCACCCATACGGCGCAGGATCAGACGCAGTGCCTGCTGGCGGCGGAGCTGGTAGTGCGGGCGCAGATGAAGGCTCAGCATGTGACTCTCAAGAGCTAG